In the Aulosira sp. FACHB-615 genome, one interval contains:
- a CDS encoding iron-sulfur cluster assembly accessory protein has protein sequence MIQLSQAAKIEIERLKSKQKSNTLVRLAVKPGGCSDLFYDMSFAEVVQPGDRTFEIGGLQILVDHQSLQYINELVLDYSEDLMGGGFRFHNPQAITTCSCGNSFAIHQDSIVNGQ, from the coding sequence ATGATTCAACTGAGTCAAGCTGCTAAAATTGAAATTGAACGATTAAAGTCTAAGCAAAAATCCAATACCTTGGTGAGATTAGCCGTTAAACCAGGGGGATGCTCAGACTTATTTTACGATATGTCATTTGCTGAGGTTGTCCAACCAGGCGATCGCACCTTTGAAATTGGTGGTCTGCAAATTCTAGTTGACCATCAAAGTTTACAATACATCAATGAGTTAGTATTAGATTATTCCGAAGACTTGATGGGGGGAGGATTCCGTTTCCATAACCCTCAAGCTATTACTACCTGTAGTTGTGGCAATTCGTTTGCAATTCATCAAGATTCCATAGTCAATGGTCAGTAG
- the tuf gene encoding elongation factor Tu: protein MARAKFERTKPHVNIGTIGHVDHGKTTLTAAITMTLAALGKAVARAYDQIDNAPEEKARGITINTAHVEYETENRHYAHVDCPGHADYVKNMITGAAQMDGAILVVAATDGAMPQTREHILLAKQVGVPNLVVFLNKVDMIDDEELLELVELELRELLSDYEFDGDNIPIIRGSGLKALEKMTASNKTQKGEDPWVDKIYELMEAVDSYIPDPERDIDKPFLMAVEDVFTITGRGTVATGRIERGKVKVNDNVELVGLRETRNTTVTGIEMFKKSLEEGLAGDNAGVLLRGLKKEDVERGMVLAKPGSITPHTQFEGEVYVLTEKEGGRKTPFFAGYRPQFYVRTTDVTGTIKEFTSDEGSAVEMVMPGDRIKATIELISPIAIEQGMRFAIREGGRTIGAGVVSKILK from the coding sequence ATGGCACGCGCAAAGTTTGAAAGAACTAAACCCCACGTTAACATCGGTACTATTGGACACGTTGACCACGGTAAAACAACTTTAACAGCAGCTATCACCATGACCTTGGCTGCTCTCGGTAAAGCTGTAGCTAGAGCCTACGACCAAATCGATAACGCACCAGAAGAAAAGGCACGGGGTATCACAATTAACACAGCTCATGTGGAGTATGAAACCGAAAATCGGCACTATGCTCACGTAGACTGTCCAGGACACGCTGACTATGTGAAGAACATGATCACTGGTGCAGCCCAAATGGATGGCGCTATCCTCGTAGTTGCAGCTACCGATGGTGCTATGCCTCAAACCCGCGAACACATCCTACTGGCAAAACAAGTAGGTGTTCCCAACCTCGTCGTCTTCTTGAACAAAGTAGATATGATCGACGACGAAGAACTGTTAGAGTTGGTAGAACTCGAACTGAGAGAATTGTTGAGCGACTATGAGTTTGATGGTGATAATATCCCCATCATCCGAGGTTCCGGTCTGAAAGCTCTGGAGAAAATGACCGCCAGCAATAAAACCCAAAAAGGTGAAGATCCGTGGGTAGATAAAATCTACGAACTCATGGAAGCTGTCGATTCCTACATTCCTGACCCAGAGCGCGATATTGACAAGCCCTTCTTGATGGCTGTAGAAGACGTATTCACCATCACAGGTCGTGGTACGGTTGCTACTGGACGTATCGAACGCGGCAAAGTTAAGGTGAACGATAACGTAGAGCTAGTGGGTCTGAGAGAAACTCGTAACACCACCGTCACCGGGATTGAAATGTTCAAGAAGAGCCTTGAGGAAGGCTTGGCTGGGGACAACGCTGGTGTACTACTGCGTGGTCTGAAGAAAGAAGACGTTGAGCGCGGTATGGTACTAGCAAAACCTGGTTCCATTACTCCTCACACCCAATTTGAAGGGGAAGTATACGTGCTGACCGAAAAAGAAGGTGGTCGCAAAACCCCATTCTTCGCTGGCTACCGTCCTCAGTTCTATGTGCGGACAACTGATGTAACCGGCACCATCAAAGAGTTTACATCTGATGAAGGTTCAGCAGTAGAAATGGTAATGCCAGGCGATCGCATCAAAGCGACAATAGAATTGATCAGCCCGATCGCTATTGAACAAGGTATGCGCTTTGCGATTCGTGAAGGTGGCCGCACCATCGGTGCTGGTGTCGTCTCCAAAATCCTCAAGTAG
- the rpsL gene encoding 30S ribosomal protein S12 produces the protein MPTIQQLIRSEREKARQKTKSPALKQCPQRRGVCTRVYTTTPKKPNSALRKVARVRLTSGFEVTAYIPGIGHNLQEHSVVMIRGGRVKDLPGVRYHIIRGTLDTAGVKDRKQGRSKYGTKRPKEAAKK, from the coding sequence ATGCCAACCATACAGCAACTAATACGTAGCGAACGCGAAAAAGCGCGTCAGAAAACCAAGTCTCCAGCTCTCAAGCAATGCCCGCAACGGCGCGGTGTTTGTACAAGAGTCTACACAACCACACCTAAAAAGCCTAACTCAGCTCTCCGTAAGGTAGCAAGGGTAAGACTGACATCTGGATTTGAGGTAACAGCCTACATTCCAGGCATTGGTCACAATTTACAAGAACACTCCGTAGTCATGATTCGTGGCGGCCGGGTTAAAGACTTACCGGGCGTAAGATACCATATCATTCGTGGCACATTAGATACGGCGGGCGTAAAAGATCGCAAACAAGGTCGTTCCAAGTATGGAACCAAACGCCCGAAAGAAGCCGCTAAAAAATAA
- a CDS encoding LON peptidase substrate-binding domain-containing protein, producing MTSSSRIAVRELPLFPLPEVVLFPTRPLPLHIFEFRYRIMMNTILESDRRFGVVMVDPVKGTIANVGCCAEIIHYQRLPDDRMKMLTLGQQRFRVLEYVREKPYRVGLVQWIEDEPPSKDLRPLGAEVEQLLKDVVRLSAKLTEQNIELPEELPDLPIELSYWVASNLYGVAAEQQSLLEMQDTAARLEREAEILTSTRNHLAARSVLKDTFNQKS from the coding sequence ATGACATCTTCATCTAGAATTGCTGTTCGTGAACTACCTCTGTTCCCGTTACCCGAAGTAGTTCTTTTTCCTACAAGACCATTACCATTACATATCTTTGAATTTCGCTACCGAATCATGATGAACACGATTTTGGAGAGCGATCGCAGATTCGGTGTGGTCATGGTCGATCCAGTCAAAGGTACAATTGCCAATGTGGGCTGTTGTGCAGAAATTATCCATTACCAGCGCCTACCAGACGACCGGATGAAGATGCTGACTTTAGGACAGCAACGGTTTCGTGTCTTAGAGTATGTGCGAGAAAAGCCTTATCGTGTCGGTTTGGTGCAGTGGATAGAAGATGAGCCACCTAGCAAAGATTTGCGTCCTTTGGGAGCCGAAGTTGAACAACTGCTCAAAGATGTAGTGCGCCTCTCGGCTAAGTTAACAGAACAAAATATTGAACTACCAGAAGAATTACCAGACTTGCCGATAGAGCTATCTTACTGGGTGGCTAGTAACCTTTATGGTGTTGCAGCCGAACAACAATCATTGTTAGAAATGCAGGATACGGCTGCTCGTTTAGAACGAGAAGCAGAAATTTTAACTTCTACCCGGAATCATTTAGCAGCTCGCTCAGTATTGAAAGATACTTTCAATCAGAAGTCATAA
- the fusA gene encoding elongation factor G, which produces MARINPLEKVRNIGIAAHIDAGKTTTTERILFYSGIIHKIGEVHEGTAVTDWMEQERERGITITAAAISTSWKDYQINIIDTPGHVDFTIEVERSMRVLDGVIAVFCSVGGVQPQSETVWRQADRYAVPRIAFINKMDRTGANFYRVHEQMRDRLRANAIAIQLPIGSENDFKGIVDLVRKRAYIYNNDQGTDIQETDIPSEVQEQAEEYYTKLVEAVAETDDALMTKYFDGEALTEEEIRAALRKGTIAGTIVPVLCGSAFKNKGVQLMLDAVVDYLPAPTEVPPIQGTLANGDTVERRADDNEPLAALAFKIMADPYGRLTFVRVYSGVLKKGSYVLNATKNKKERISRLVLMKADDRQDVEELRAGDLGAALGLKDTLTGDTITDEGAPVILESLFIPEPVISVAVEPKTKNDMDKLSKALQSLSEEDPTFRVNVDPETNQTVIAGMGELHLEILVDRMLREFKVEANVGAPQVAYRETIRKAVTNVEGKFIRQSGGKGQYGHVVINLEPGEPGSGFEFVSKIVGGVVPKEYIGPAEQGMKESCESGILAGYPLIDVKATLVHGSYHDVDSSEMAFKIAGSMAMKEAVLKASPVLLEPMMKVEVEVPEDFIGNVIGDLISRRGQIESQSTEQGLAKVASKVPLATMFGYATDIRSKTQGRGIFTMEFSHYEEVPRSVAETIIAKSKGNA; this is translated from the coding sequence GTGGCACGTATAAACCCGCTAGAGAAAGTACGCAATATCGGTATTGCGGCGCACATAGATGCGGGCAAAACAACAACAACAGAGAGAATATTATTTTACTCTGGGATAATTCATAAAATTGGTGAAGTTCACGAAGGAACAGCTGTAACCGACTGGATGGAACAGGAGCGGGAGCGGGGAATCACCATCACTGCTGCGGCAATCAGTACCAGTTGGAAAGATTATCAAATTAACATTATCGATACTCCTGGTCACGTAGACTTCACAATTGAAGTAGAACGCTCCATGCGCGTATTAGATGGTGTAATTGCTGTATTTTGTTCTGTAGGTGGAGTACAACCACAATCGGAGACAGTGTGGCGGCAAGCAGACCGTTACGCAGTACCTCGGATCGCCTTTATTAATAAAATGGATCGCACAGGCGCGAACTTCTATAGAGTTCACGAACAAATGCGCGATCGCCTAAGAGCAAATGCCATTGCAATTCAACTGCCCATTGGTAGCGAAAACGACTTCAAAGGCATTGTAGACTTGGTGCGGAAGCGTGCATACATTTACAACAACGACCAAGGTACAGATATCCAAGAAACGGATATCCCTTCAGAGGTGCAAGAGCAAGCTGAAGAGTACTACACCAAGCTGGTAGAAGCAGTAGCTGAAACCGATGACGCTTTGATGACTAAGTACTTCGATGGCGAAGCACTGACAGAAGAAGAAATCCGGGCAGCCCTTCGCAAAGGGACAATTGCCGGCACAATCGTGCCTGTGCTTTGTGGTTCAGCCTTTAAAAACAAAGGCGTGCAGTTAATGTTGGATGCAGTTGTAGATTACCTACCCGCGCCAACAGAAGTGCCTCCCATTCAAGGCACACTTGCAAATGGTGATACAGTCGAGCGCCGGGCGGATGACAACGAACCTCTAGCTGCTTTGGCATTTAAGATTATGGCTGACCCTTACGGTCGCCTAACCTTTGTTCGTGTTTATTCTGGTGTTCTGAAAAAAGGTAGTTATGTATTAAACGCTACCAAAAATAAAAAAGAACGCATTTCCCGCTTAGTTCTAATGAAGGCAGATGATCGCCAAGACGTAGAGGAACTACGGGCTGGTGACTTGGGTGCTGCGTTAGGATTAAAAGATACCTTAACAGGTGATACTATCACTGATGAAGGCGCACCAGTAATACTGGAATCCCTATTTATTCCAGAGCCTGTGATCTCGGTAGCGGTTGAACCCAAAACCAAGAACGACATGGATAAGCTATCCAAGGCTCTGCAATCTCTCTCCGAAGAAGACCCAACCTTCCGCGTCAATGTTGATCCAGAAACAAACCAAACTGTAATTGCAGGGATGGGAGAACTCCACCTAGAAATTCTGGTGGATCGGATGTTACGCGAATTCAAGGTGGAAGCGAATGTTGGTGCGCCACAAGTAGCTTACCGCGAAACGATTCGGAAAGCAGTTACCAACGTGGAAGGTAAGTTCATCCGCCAAAGTGGTGGTAAGGGTCAATATGGTCACGTTGTGATCAATTTGGAGCCAGGAGAACCCGGTAGCGGCTTTGAATTCGTCTCTAAAATTGTCGGTGGCGTAGTACCTAAAGAGTACATTGGCCCCGCCGAGCAAGGTATGAAAGAAAGCTGTGAATCTGGTATTTTAGCTGGATATCCCCTGATTGACGTAAAAGCGACGCTAGTTCATGGTTCTTACCACGATGTAGACTCTTCGGAAATGGCTTTCAAAATTGCTGGTTCAATGGCGATGAAAGAAGCTGTGCTGAAAGCTTCACCAGTACTATTAGAGCCTATGATGAAAGTTGAAGTGGAAGTTCCTGAAGACTTTATCGGGAACGTTATTGGAGACCTCATCTCCCGCCGAGGGCAGATTGAAAGCCAAAGCACTGAACAGGGACTCGCTAAAGTGGCATCCAAAGTTCCACTGGCGACCATGTTTGGCTACGCTACCGATATCCGGTCGAAAACCCAAGGTCGAGGTATTTTTACGATGGAGTTCAGCCACTACGAAGAGGTGCCTCGCAGCGTGGCTGAAACTATCATTGCAAAAAGCAAAGGGAACGCTTAA
- a CDS encoding phosphodiester glycosidase family protein, with amino-acid sequence MLKMPNWYRQKSHTAVTKPAKHQSLRLIASPIIATILSVSPNWMAIAQQPPINPQPGQLRRQAQSAGNQISLNGRIIPGAWMVKLGVVDQQVIYLSDGLFRQAMGVDFLNSNNPSQQPIQWFTSTPETLVTLLQAGYRYLDITEFTQKANWQVQLNGNTLVIVTPQARIKNLMIGHEALNPPGTSTIRENRVVVDLDSPTPWIVRQGLPIKPTQTPDDPDAIAPQPTTIPNREWRITLDALTDPALIQRYTPVTPAPPSLPNLIKQLPPPQSNPDSLLQKIEVVNNQTIISLSVPFGSAPRITTVNNPNRLIIEIRPDAMVERNIAWADGLRWRQQFINLGKDRFPVVWLEANPRNLTIKPIWTTPETVVGTAPLIQTAQKYLALAAINGGYFNRNNKLPLGAIRRDNQWLSGPILNRGAIAWNNSGQFYVGRLTLQETLTAPNNFRLPILFLNSGYVQSGAARYTPSWGKTYTPLTDNESILIVQNNEISSQLSGGKAGQTPIPIPQNGYLLTLRGTATTTATQLPIGTKVTLASNTTPVDFSRYPNIIGAGPLLIQNGQIVLDVKAEKFSNAFIAEKAIRSGICTTATGTLMIAAVHNRAGGAGPTLAEHAQLMKNLGCVNALNLDGGSSTSLYLSGQLLDRSPNTAARVHNGIGIFWQQR; translated from the coding sequence ATGTTAAAAATGCCAAATTGGTATCGCCAAAAATCTCATACTGCTGTGACTAAGCCTGCCAAACATCAATCCTTGCGCTTAATTGCATCACCCATAATTGCCACAATCCTTAGTGTATCTCCTAATTGGATGGCGATCGCTCAACAGCCTCCGATCAATCCACAACCAGGACAGTTGCGACGACAAGCCCAATCTGCTGGTAATCAAATTTCCCTCAATGGTCGCATCATCCCCGGTGCTTGGATGGTCAAATTAGGAGTAGTTGATCAGCAAGTTATTTATCTCAGTGATGGTTTATTTCGTCAGGCGATGGGAGTTGATTTTTTAAATAGCAATAATCCTAGCCAACAACCAATTCAGTGGTTTACTTCCACCCCAGAGACCTTAGTAACTCTTCTCCAAGCCGGATACCGCTATCTTGATATCACTGAGTTTACCCAAAAAGCAAATTGGCAAGTACAACTCAATGGTAACACTTTGGTAATTGTTACTCCCCAAGCGCGAATCAAAAATCTGATGATTGGTCATGAGGCTCTCAATCCTCCTGGTACTTCTACTATCCGTGAAAATCGCGTTGTGGTTGATTTAGACAGTCCCACACCTTGGATAGTCAGACAAGGATTACCCATCAAACCAACTCAAACACCAGATGATCCAGATGCGATCGCACCCCAACCTACAACGATACCGAATCGAGAATGGCGCATTACCCTGGATGCTTTAACTGATCCAGCTTTAATTCAACGTTACACCCCAGTAACACCAGCACCACCATCTCTACCAAACCTAATCAAACAATTACCACCACCACAATCAAACCCTGATAGCCTGCTTCAAAAAATAGAGGTGGTGAATAACCAAACAATTATTAGTCTGAGTGTTCCTTTTGGTTCAGCACCCCGCATCACTACAGTAAATAACCCAAATCGCCTAATTATCGAGATTCGCCCTGATGCAATGGTTGAGCGCAATATTGCTTGGGCGGATGGGTTACGCTGGCGACAGCAATTTATTAATTTAGGGAAAGATCGTTTTCCGGTAGTGTGGTTGGAAGCTAACCCCCGCAACCTGACTATAAAACCAATTTGGACAACTCCAGAAACTGTAGTCGGCACTGCGCCCTTAATTCAAACAGCGCAAAAATACTTAGCTTTAGCCGCAATTAATGGTGGCTATTTTAACCGCAATAATAAATTGCCTCTGGGCGCGATTCGCCGAGATAATCAGTGGTTATCCGGGCCAATTTTAAATAGAGGTGCGATCGCCTGGAATAATTCTGGGCAATTTTACGTAGGTCGCCTGACCTTACAAGAAACTTTAACTGCTCCAAATAATTTCCGCTTACCAATTTTATTTCTCAATAGTGGTTACGTTCAAAGCGGTGCTGCTCGTTATACTCCTAGCTGGGGAAAAACTTATACTCCCCTCACAGACAATGAAAGCATCCTCATAGTTCAAAACAATGAAATTAGCAGTCAGCTATCAGGCGGAAAAGCGGGTCAAACTCCTATTCCTATTCCCCAAAATGGTTACTTGTTAACTTTGCGAGGAACGGCTACAACTACCGCCACTCAATTACCCATCGGTACAAAGGTAACTTTGGCTAGTAACACCACCCCTGTTGACTTTAGCCGTTACCCCAACATTATTGGAGCCGGGCCGTTATTAATTCAAAACGGTCAAATTGTTCTAGATGTAAAAGCTGAAAAATTCAGCAATGCTTTCATTGCCGAAAAAGCCATTCGGAGTGGGATTTGTACCACAGCTACAGGTACACTGATGATTGCTGCTGTGCATAACCGCGCTGGTGGAGCCGGGCCGACACTCGCAGAACACGCTCAATTAATGAAAAATTTGGGTTGTGTGAATGCTTTAAATTTAGATGGTGGCAGTTCAACTAGTCTTTACTTAAGCGGACAATTACTCGACCGTTCTCCCAATACTGCGGCTCGTGTACATAATGGTATTGGTATTTTTTGGCAACAAAGATAA
- a CDS encoding phosphomannose isomerase type II C-terminal cupin domain, with translation MAQYQETAPAKTLPLPAAIANRSVAATELRPWGSFTILEEGRGYKIKRIEVKPGHRLSLQMHHHRSEHWIVVSGTARVTCGDQEVLLGNNQSTYVPQCTSHRLENPGVIPLILIEVQNGEYLGEDDIIRYQDDYSRTEN, from the coding sequence ATGGCTCAATATCAAGAAACCGCACCTGCTAAGACTCTACCACTGCCTGCGGCGATCGCTAATCGAAGTGTTGCTGCAACCGAATTGCGCCCTTGGGGTTCTTTTACTATTTTGGAAGAAGGACGTGGATATAAAATCAAGCGCATCGAAGTTAAACCCGGACATCGCCTCAGCTTGCAAATGCACCACCATCGCAGCGAACACTGGATTGTTGTTTCTGGCACCGCCAGAGTAACTTGTGGCGACCAAGAAGTACTATTGGGTAATAATCAATCAACCTACGTACCTCAATGCACCTCCCACCGTTTAGAAAATCCTGGGGTAATTCCTTTAATTTTAATTGAGGTACAAAATGGCGAATATTTGGGTGAAGATGACATTATTCGCTACCAGGACGATTATTCTCGTACAGAAAACTAA
- the rpsJ gene encoding 30S ribosomal protein S10 — MATLQQQKIRIRLKAFDRRLLDTSCEKIVDTANRTNATAIGPIPLPTKRKIYCVLRSPHVDKDSREHFETRTHRRIIDIYQPSSKTIDALMKLDLPSGVDIEVKL; from the coding sequence ATGGCAACTCTACAACAGCAGAAAATTAGAATTCGTTTAAAAGCTTTTGACCGTCGATTGTTGGATACATCTTGCGAGAAGATTGTAGATACAGCTAACCGGACTAACGCGACAGCCATAGGCCCAATTCCCCTACCTACAAAACGGAAAATCTATTGCGTACTGCGTTCTCCTCACGTAGATAAAGATTCACGGGAACATTTTGAAACCCGTACTCACCGCAGAATTATTGACATCTACCAGCCTTCCTCTAAAACTATTGATGCTTTAATGAAGCTGGATTTGCCATCTGGTGTTGATATTGAAGTCAAACTGTAG
- the rpsG gene encoding 30S ribosomal protein S7, whose translation MSRRGVVQRRPVPPDSVYNSRLVSMIIRRIMRHGKKSLAARIVYDALKTIEERTGNAALETFERAVRNATPLVEVKARRVGGATYQVPMEVRSERGTTLALRWLVQFSRSRPGRTMAGKLANELMDAANETGNAIRKREETHRMAEANKAFAHYRY comes from the coding sequence ATGTCTCGTCGTGGTGTAGTTCAGAGGCGGCCAGTTCCGCCTGACTCCGTTTACAATAGTCGGCTGGTGAGCATGATAATTCGCCGGATCATGCGTCACGGCAAAAAATCACTAGCTGCACGCATTGTCTATGATGCACTCAAAACAATTGAAGAGCGCACAGGTAATGCAGCACTAGAAACCTTTGAAAGAGCAGTGCGTAATGCCACACCATTGGTAGAAGTTAAAGCGCGTCGGGTGGGTGGTGCAACCTACCAAGTACCAATGGAAGTACGTTCAGAACGTGGTACTACCTTAGCACTGCGTTGGTTAGTACAATTTTCTCGCTCCAGACCAGGGCGGACAATGGCTGGCAAATTAGCTAATGAGTTAATGGATGCAGCCAACGAAACAGGTAACGCAATCCGTAAGCGTGAAGAAACGCACCGGATGGCTGAAGCCAACAAAGCCTTTGCACACTATCGTTATTAA